TCCGCCCGCCTCAACGCCCGCTTCGGCGAGCGGAACGTCCTGCTGGCGGGGCTGGCCCTGCTGGTCGGCGTCCTCGGCCTGCTGGTCCGGATCCCCGTGCACGCCGACTACGTCACCGACCTGCTCCCGGTGATGCTGCTCGCGGCGGGCTTCGGGCTCGCCCTGCCCGCGCTGACCACGCTCGGGATGTCCGGCGCCGGGGCCGACGACGCCGGGCTCGCGTCCGGGCTGTTCAACACCACCCAGCAGATCGGCATGGCGCTGGGGGTCGCGGTGCTCTCCACGCTGGCCGCGTCCCGCACCGGCGGTCTGCTCGCGGCCGGCCGGAACCGGGCCGAGGCGCTGACCGGCGGCTACCACCTCGCGTTCGCGGTCGGGGCCGGACTGCTCGTCACCGCCTTCGTGCTGGCCCTCGTGATGCTCCGCGCGCCGAAGGAGGCCGCCCAGCCGGCCGCGCCGCAGGGGATCTGACGCGAGGTCCGACGGGCTCCGCGACAGGGGATCTGACGCAGGGTCGGGCGGGCCTGACGTCTCCGGCCGGAGGCGTCGGGCCCGCCCGCGTGCTCGGCCGGCGGGCGGTCAGCGCGCGCTGTTCGGGCCCAGCTCCCGCAGCACCCCGCCGAGTTCGCCGGCGGTGAGCGGCGGCGCGGGCAGCGCGGGGCCGGCGGCCCCGGCCCGCAGGCCGTCCAGGAGCAGGGCCAGGTAGCGGCGCCAGGCGGCGGGTGCGGTGGCGGCCAGCGCGGGGACGGCCCGGCCGAGGGCGGCCAGCGAGAACAGCAGGTCCTCGGTGGTGACGTCGCCGCGGACGGTGCCCTGCCGCTGGGCCCGCCGGAGCAGCAGGTCGACCGTCTCCCGGTTGCTCACGTGCAGGGTCTCCAGCGAGGCGACGCCCTCGATCGCCGTGGTCATCAGGTCGGTGGTGCCGCGGTCGGCGGCCAGGCCGGCGAAGACCACG
The sequence above is a segment of the Kitasatospora sp. NBC_00240 genome. Coding sequences within it:
- a CDS encoding helix-turn-helix domain-containing protein produces the protein MRRDARRNRELLTTAAREAFAEQGLDAPLDEIARRAGVGNATLYRHFPSRAALIEAVFHDSLAETLRAGERARESEDAWAGLTAYVDVVFAGLAADRGTTDLMTTAIEGVASLETLHVSNRETVDLLLRRAQRQGTVRGDVTTEDLLFSLAALGRAVPALAATAPAAWRRYLALLLDGLRAGAAGPALPAPPLTAGELGGVLRELGPNSAR